From the Serratia nematodiphila DZ0503SBS1 genome, one window contains:
- the nusA gene encoding transcription termination factor NusA, whose amino-acid sequence MNKEILAVVEAVSNEKSLPREKIFEALETALATATKKKYEQEIDVRVSIDRRTGDFDTFRRWVAVDEVTQPTREITLEAAQFEDPSIELGGYVEDQIESVTFDRITTQTAKQVIVQKVREAERAMVVDAFREHEGEIVTGVVKKVNRDSIALDLGNNAEAVIGREDMLPRENFRPGDRIRGVLYAVRPEARGAQLFVSRSSPEMLKELFRIEVPEIGEEVIEIKAAARDPGSRAKIAVKTNDKRIDPVGACVGMRGARVQAVSSELGGERIDIILWDDNPAQFVINAMAPADVASIVVDEDNCTMDIAVEASNLAQAIGRNGQNVRLASQLLKQHRGDDRWELNVMTADDLQAKHQAEAHAAIDTFTKYLDIDEDFATVLVEEGFSTLEELAYVPIKELLEIDGLDEDTVEALRERAKAALTTLALAQEESLGDNKPADDLLNLPGLERSMAFKLAARGVCTLEDLAEQGVDDLADIEGLSDEQAGELIMAARNICWFGDNA is encoded by the coding sequence ATGAACAAAGAGATTCTGGCTGTTGTTGAAGCAGTTTCCAATGAAAAATCCCTTCCGCGCGAGAAGATTTTCGAAGCGCTGGAAACTGCATTAGCCACCGCAACCAAGAAAAAATACGAGCAGGAAATCGACGTGCGCGTCAGCATTGACCGCAGAACCGGCGATTTCGATACCTTCCGCCGTTGGGTCGCCGTAGACGAAGTGACGCAGCCAACGCGTGAAATCACGCTGGAAGCCGCTCAGTTTGAAGATCCGAGCATCGAGCTCGGCGGCTACGTCGAAGATCAGATCGAATCCGTGACCTTCGACCGCATCACCACCCAAACCGCCAAGCAGGTTATCGTGCAGAAAGTGCGCGAGGCCGAGCGCGCGATGGTGGTTGACGCTTTCCGTGAACACGAAGGCGAGATCGTCACCGGCGTGGTGAAGAAAGTGAACCGTGACAGCATCGCGCTGGATCTGGGCAACAACGCCGAAGCGGTGATTGGCCGTGAAGACATGTTGCCGCGCGAAAACTTCCGTCCGGGCGACCGCATTCGCGGCGTACTGTACGCCGTGCGTCCTGAAGCCCGCGGCGCGCAGCTGTTCGTCAGCCGTTCCAGCCCGGAAATGCTGAAAGAACTGTTCCGCATCGAAGTGCCGGAAATCGGCGAAGAAGTGATTGAAATTAAAGCGGCAGCCCGCGATCCTGGCTCCCGTGCGAAAATTGCAGTGAAAACCAACGACAAGCGCATCGACCCGGTCGGCGCCTGCGTAGGTATGCGCGGTGCGCGCGTTCAGGCCGTGTCGAGCGAGCTCGGCGGCGAACGCATCGACATCATTCTGTGGGATGATAATCCAGCGCAATTCGTCATCAACGCCATGGCGCCGGCCGACGTCGCGTCGATCGTGGTAGATGAAGATAACTGCACCATGGATATCGCCGTTGAAGCCAGCAACCTGGCACAGGCGATCGGCCGTAACGGCCAAAACGTGCGTTTGGCTTCCCAGCTGCTGAAACAACACCGCGGCGACGATCGTTGGGAACTGAACGTGATGACGGCGGACGACCTGCAGGCCAAGCACCAGGCCGAGGCTCATGCCGCTATTGATACCTTCACCAAGTATCTTGATATCGACGAAGATTTCGCCACCGTACTGGTTGAAGAAGGCTTCTCCACGCTGGAAGAGCTGGCCTACGTGCCGATCAAAGAGCTGTTGGAAATCGACGGTCTGGATGAAGATACGGTTGAAGCATTGCGCGAACGCGCCAAAGCTGCATTGACCACGCTGGCCCTGGCACAAGAAGAAAGCCTGGGCGACAACAAACCGGCCGACGATTTGCTCAACCTGCCGGGTCTTGAGCGCAGCATGGCCTTTAAACTGGCCGCGCGTGGGGTTTGTACGCTGGAAGATCTTGCCGAGCAGGGTGTTGACGATCTGGCTGATATTGAAGGGCTTAGCGACGAGCAAGCCGGCGAGCTGATCATGGCTGCGCGCAATATCTGTTGGTTTGGCGACAACGCGTAA